Proteins encoded by one window of Cystobacter ferrugineus:
- a CDS encoding helix-turn-helix transcriptional regulator, whose product MNRTPQRPPPHVLTLDAMGTGALPLRVIRVPWQRAIHPPGPLVSTFFMVFVLTAGRGRGRHLEQLELHAGDIHLVPAGMEHQPLEVDNLQGWIVGFDPMLLRSLGPERLPGQTRIRGEAKPTLERSLFVRGLLRLRPRQPRWRRINQLVAELEAELREARWGVENAAHAWFVLLITELLRELQEHAPLAPPMIGGLVRDALAFIEAHCLQPLSLQDVAAAVGRTPSHLANAIRRETGLTVGDWLREHRMVEARRRLLDTGARIESIASQVGYADVTHFIRTFRRVHGMTPRAWREQHHRGGNKESGVHENHRYP is encoded by the coding sequence ATGAATCGCACTCCTCAGCGTCCGCCTCCCCACGTTCTCACCCTGGACGCGATGGGCACCGGGGCTCTGCCCTTGCGTGTCATTCGCGTGCCATGGCAACGGGCCATCCATCCGCCCGGGCCGCTCGTCTCGACCTTCTTCATGGTCTTCGTGCTGACGGCGGGTAGGGGGAGAGGCCGTCACCTGGAGCAGCTCGAGCTCCATGCGGGGGACATCCACCTCGTCCCCGCGGGCATGGAGCACCAGCCCCTCGAGGTGGACAACCTCCAGGGGTGGATCGTGGGCTTCGATCCGATGCTGCTCCGCTCGCTCGGACCGGAGCGGTTGCCAGGGCAAACCCGAATCCGTGGAGAGGCGAAGCCCACTCTGGAGCGGAGCCTCTTTGTCCGGGGACTGCTCCGGCTGCGACCCAGGCAACCCCGGTGGCGGCGCATCAATCAACTGGTGGCCGAGCTGGAGGCCGAGCTGCGAGAGGCGCGGTGGGGCGTGGAGAACGCCGCGCACGCATGGTTCGTCTTGCTGATCACGGAACTCCTGCGCGAGTTGCAGGAGCACGCGCCTCTCGCGCCGCCCATGATCGGAGGGCTCGTGCGTGATGCGCTCGCCTTCATCGAGGCGCACTGCTTGCAGCCCCTCTCACTCCAGGACGTCGCGGCGGCGGTGGGGCGTACGCCCTCGCACCTGGCCAACGCCATCCGCCGGGAGACGGGGCTGACGGTGGGGGATTGGCTGCGCGAGCATCGCATGGTCGAGGCCCGGCGGCGCCTGCTGGACACGGGCGCCAGGATCGAGAGCATCGCCAGCCAGGTGGGCTACGCCGATGTCACCCATTTCATCCGCACCTTCCGGCGCGTCCACGGAATGACCCCCCGGGCCTGGCGCGAGCAGCACCACCGCGGAGGCAACAAGGAATCAGGGGTTCACGAGAATCACCGATACCCCTGA